A stretch of DNA from Rhodococcus sp. NBC_00297:
AGGTGCGCACCGCCGTGGCGAACGGCGCCAGCGGCGCGATGGCGGGTCGCTCCCTCTGGAAGGACAGCATGGCCGTCTCGGCCGACACCCGCGAGCAGCTGCTGACGGACCGCGCGCTGCCGCGCCTGCGCGAGCTGGCCGAGGCCGTCGACAACCGCTGACCCACACGCGACACGCGATACCGGACCGTCGAGTCTGCCTATCATGACGGCATGACACGGTTCCGGTTCGCGGTCGCGTTCATCGCGGCGACAGCGGTGCTCGGTCTCGCCGGTTGCTCCGACAGCTCCGGTGACACACAGTTCGACGGGCTCACGGTCGGTCAACGCGTGTACGACCGCACCGGGGACTCGCTGGGTCCGGCCGACGTCGAGGCGCTGGAGCAACGACTCGACGCGCTGCGCGCCGAGACCGGGGCCGACGTCGTCGCGTACGTCCGCGAGCTGGACGCCGACTCGGACGACACCCTCGATCAGGTGGAGGCACTCCAGCAGGCGTGGGTGTCGACGGCGGACGTCGATCAGGACGTCGCCGGCGCCATCCTGATCAACCGCGAGCCCGGTACCGACGACGAAGCTCGGGCCGGGATCTTCCTCGGTTCCACCTTCGACGACGGCAATGTTCCCCGCGACGAGCAGGAAGCGATCATCGAGGACGCCCTGGTGCCGCCGCTGCGCGACGGTGACGTCGCGGGCAGTCTGACGAACGGCATCGACCGGCTCGAGTCCTCCATCCTGGTCGGGCCACCGGTGACGGCGCTCGACGAGTTCGCCGCCGGGCCGGGGTCGACGTGGCTCCCGTGGACCGGTCTCGCCGTCGTGCTGGTCGGCTCCGCGGGCGCGGCGCAGATCTACCGTCGCCGTTCGCGGCCCACGGTGTCGGCGCAGCCTCCGACGACCTACCGACCCGATCACACCACCGATCCCGCGATCGTCACGGCTCTGGTCCATCGGAGCGCGCAGGCGAGTGCGGTGCCGGCCACGCTGCTGGCACTCGCGGCGGCCGACGCAGTGGCTCTCGAGTCCGAGCCGGGTTCCGGGTCGAAGAAACGTGGCAAGGACACGCTCCGAGTCCGACTGCTCGACCGCGGCAAGGTACGCGGCGACGTGCAGGACGCCGTCTGGACCATGCTGTCCGAGAAGGCCGAGGGCGACGTGGTGGACAGCGCCGCGCTCACGAAGCTCGCGCAGGGTCACGGCGCGACGAAGGCCGTCGTCGACGCGCACCTCGAGGCGAACGGGTGGGTGCGCCACGGTACGGCCGGACCACGCTGGGGTCTGGTCGGACTGGCACTTCTCGGCGGTGCAGTCATGGTGGGCGCAGGCGTGGTCGCTGCTTCCGGGGCCCCGATCATGCTGGTCGCCGCGATTCCCGGCGGGATCCTGCTGATCGCCGGCCTCGTCATGACGGTCGCCTACTCGCGATTCTCGGCTGCCGGTCTCGACGCCGCTCGTCCCTGGGAGGCCTACCGTGACGGGTTGAAGCAGTCGGGAAAGGACGACGACTCCTCGCTCGATCTGGACGACGCACTGCCCGACATCGTCGCGCTGGGGCTCGGCTCCACGTTCACGAAGCGCCTCGAGGCGGCCACGGACGCGGACGGCGGAACGACGCTGCGTGCCTTCGCCTCACCGTCCGGATCACTGCACGCCTCGGACCCGGCACTGCTGAACTGGGTCGTCTTCTCCTCGGTGTTCACCTCGACCAACAGCAGCGCCGGCACGGTGTCCGGGGCCGGCGCGGGTGGCGGTGGCGGCGCCGCGGGGAGCACCTGAGACCATTCCGGGTGTGACCGACACTCCGTCATCACGTCCCGCGTATCGCAACGGCGCGGGCAGCAGCGCGCTGGTCGCGGGCATCGTCGCGCTGGTCTGCGCGTTCGTGCCCTTCGTGGGAGACATCGTCGCGGTGCCCACCGGCATCCTCGCGGTGGTGTGCGGGTGGGTCGGTATCGGCCGGGACGAGGACGGCACGGCCACCAACGGCCGCGAGGCGATGATCGGAGCCGCGCTGGGCGGCGCCGCACTGTTCGTCGTCTTCGTGTCCTTCGCCGCCACCACGCTCTGAGCCGACGGAGTGCCGCCGTAACGGCGCGGAAACCGAGAAGACCGACGAACGACACGGGCAGGGCCGACACTGTGTCCCATGGTGTCGTTGTCGAGGTTCACTCGCGGTCGGGCGGGCACGCATCCGGTCGACCACATTCCCCCGCTGTCGGTGCTGGCTCCACTCGGCCTGCAGCACGTGCTCGCGATGTATGCGGGCGCGGTCGCCGTCCCTCTCATCGTCGGCAGCGCGCTGGTCGCTGCGGGGGAACTGCAGTCGAGCGACCTGCCGTACCTCATCACGGCCGACCTGTTCGTCGCCGGGATCGCGACACTGATCCAGGCGGTCGGGTTCTGGCGCTTCGGGGTACGACTACCGCTGATGCAGGGCTGCACCTTCGCCGCGGTGACACCGATGATCGCCATAGGCTCGCAGTACGGCGTCACCGCCATCTACGGTTCCGTGATCGCGTCCGGCGTGTTCATGATGGCGCTGGCGCCGGTGTTCGCGAAGCTGCTCCACCTGTTCCCGCCTCTGGTCACGGGCACGGTCATCCTGATCATCGGCCTGTCGCTGATGCCGGTGGCGGCCGGATGGTTCGGCGGCGGAACGGGATCCGAGGACTTCGGTGATCCGAAGTACATCGGGATGGGCGCACTCACGTTGCTGATCATCCTGCTGATCGAACGGTTCGCTCCCCCGGCCGCCAAGCGACTGAGCATCCTGCTCGGACTCGTCGCCGGCACCGTCATCGC
This window harbors:
- a CDS encoding DUF2207 family protein, which gives rise to MTRFRFAVAFIAATAVLGLAGCSDSSGDTQFDGLTVGQRVYDRTGDSLGPADVEALEQRLDALRAETGADVVAYVRELDADSDDTLDQVEALQQAWVSTADVDQDVAGAILINREPGTDDEARAGIFLGSTFDDGNVPRDEQEAIIEDALVPPLRDGDVAGSLTNGIDRLESSILVGPPVTALDEFAAGPGSTWLPWTGLAVVLVGSAGAAQIYRRRSRPTVSAQPPTTYRPDHTTDPAIVTALVHRSAQASAVPATLLALAAADAVALESEPGSGSKKRGKDTLRVRLLDRGKVRGDVQDAVWTMLSEKAEGDVVDSAALTKLAQGHGATKAVVDAHLEANGWVRHGTAGPRWGLVGLALLGGAVMVGAGVVAASGAPIMLVAAIPGGILLIAGLVMTVAYSRFSAAGLDAARPWEAYRDGLKQSGKDDDSSLDLDDALPDIVALGLGSTFTKRLEAATDADGGTTLRAFASPSGSLHASDPALLNWVVFSSVFTSTNSSAGTVSGAGAGGGGGAAGST